DNA from Dehalococcoidia bacterium:
CGCAACGCGCCTGCCGGGCGACCGCGCGGCGGCGCGGGAGGACGCCGCGCTTGCGCTGATTGCGGGGATGTGCGGCGCGCTGCTGCTCTCGCGGGCAGTAGACGACCCGCGGCTTGCCGACCGCATCCTGCTGGCGGCGCGCGCGGCGTGGCAGCGCCTCCTCGATCAGGCGGCAGGCGCCCCGGCGGCGCGAGCAGACCCAGCCGAGGCCGAGAAGAGCGAAACGCCGAGGCCGCAGCCGGGCGAGAGGGCGCCGCTGCCTTGACGCTCTCCCTGGCCGATGGTACAGTTGAAACAAAGATTAGCACTCTCAGCGCTCGAGTGCTAAGCAGTTCGGACCTCGATGCTGAGCGAACGGCAAGCCGCCCTGCTGAAAATCATCGTCGGGGAGTACGTCGCCTCCGCTGCGCCAGTCGGGTCGTCGTCGTTGGTCAAGAAGTATCGATTGCCGGTCAGTTCGGCGACGGTGCGCAACGAGATGGCGGAGCTCGAGGAGAACGGGTTTGTCACTCATCCGCATACGTCGGCGGGGCGGGTGCCTTCGGACCGCGGCTACCGCTACTACGTTGAGTCGCTGCCCGAGCCCTTGCCGCTCCCCGAGCCGATCCGGCGGGCGATCCGGCGGGAGTTTCGCCAGGCAGAGCTGGACGTCGAAGAATGGAGCCGGCTTGCGGCGACAGTGCTGGCGCGGCTGGTCCAGAACGCGGCGCTTGTCACGGCGCCGAAGGCGTCGGACGTTCGCCTGCGCCATCTCGAATTAGTCGAGCTGCACGCCACGCTCGCGATGCTGATCCTCGTGCTGCGCGAAGCACGGGTGAAGCCTCAGATGGTCACCCTCGCTCGGCCGACCGATCAGGAAGAGCTGCATGCAGTGAGCGCGCGGCTGAACCAGCTCCTTGCGGGAGCGGGACCGAAAGAG
Protein-coding regions in this window:
- the hrcA gene encoding heat-inducible transcriptional repressor HrcA, with translation MLSERQAALLKIIVGEYVASAAPVGSSSLVKKYRLPVSSATVRNEMAELEENGFVTHPHTSAGRVPSDRGYRYYVESLPEPLPLPEPIRRAIRREFRQAELDVEEWSRLAATVLARLVQNAALVTAPKASDVRLRHLELVELHATLAMLILVLREARVKPQMVTLARPTDQEELHAVSARLNQLLAGAGPKEIDRVGREAPLSPLEQQILAATKRSLEALASAAAGEVTLAGLADVLSQPEFSEGRRAQQIVEVLNHPEALVAVLADLVRDAQFQVIIGTENPEESLRDYSFVIAQYGVPGEMSGLIGVMGPTRMPYERTIPTVQYVASLMTELVREVSGVGSARRAPAGE